ggtgtctggatgtatagtgtgtctggtgtctggatgtatagagtgtctggtgtctggatgtatagagtgtctggtgtctggatttatagagtgtctggatgtatagtgtgtctggtgtctggatgtatagagtgtctggtgtctggatgtatagagtgTCTGGATGTGTAGAGTGTCTGGTGTCTGAATGTAtagagtgtctggtgtctggatttatagagtgtctggatgtatagtgtgtctggtgactggatgtatagtgtgtctggtgactggatgtatagagtgtctggtgtctggatgtataatgtgtctggtgtctggatatatagtgtgtctggtgtctggatgtatagagaAACTGGATGTATAGAGTGTCTTGATATATGGAGTgtatggtgtctggatgtataatgtgtctggtgtctggatatatagtgtgtctggtgtctggatgtatagagaaactggatgtatagtgtgtctggtgacTGGATGTATAGATTGTCTTGTGACTGGATGTAtggtgtgtctggtgtctggatgtatagtgtgtctggtgtctggatgtatagagtgtctggtgtctggattatAGCgtatctggtgtctggatgtatagtgtgtctggtgtctggatatatagtgtatatggtgtctggatatatagtgtatatggtgtctggatatatagtgtgtatggtgtctggatgtatagtgtgtctggtgtctggatgtatagtgtgtatggtgtctggatgtatagtgtgtctggtgtctggatgtatagtgtgtatggtgtctggatatatagtgtatatggtgtctggatatatagtgtatatggtgtctggatatatagtgtgtatggtgtctggatgtatagtgtgtctggtgtctggatgtatagtgtgtctggtgtctggatgtatagtgtgtctggtgtctggatatatagtgtgtatggtgtctggatgtatagtgtgtctggtgtctggatgtatagtgtgtatggtgtctggatatatagtgtatatggtgtctggatatatagtgtatatggtgtctggatatatagtgtgtatggtgtctggatgtatagtgtgtctggtgtctggatgtatagtgtgtatggtgtctggatgtatagtgtgtctggtgtctggatgtatagtgtgtatggtgtctggatgtatcGAGTGTCTGAAGTCTGGATGTATAGAGTGCCTGATGACTGGATGTACAGTATAGAATGTCTGTATGTATagcgtgtctggtgtctggatgtatagcgtgtctggatgtatagagtgtctggatctatagtgtgtctggtgtctggatgtatagagtgTCTGGTGTATGGATTTATAGTGTGTCTgctgtctggatgtatagtgtgtctggtgtctggatgtgtagagtgtctggtgtctggatgtatagtgtgtctggtgtctggatgtatattgTGTCTGGTGCCTGGATGTATAATgttgtctggtgtctggatgtataatgtgtctggtgtctggatgtatagcgtgtttggtgtctggatgtatagtgtgtctggtgtctggatgtatattgTGTCTGGTGCCTGGATGTATAATgttgtctggtgtctggatgtataatgtgtttggtgtctggatgtatagagtgtctggtgtctggatgtataacgtgtctggtgtctggatgtatagcgtgtctggtgtctggatgtatagcatgtctggtgtctggatgtatagtgtgtctggtgtctggatgtatagagtgtctggtgtctggatatatagtgtgtctggtgtctggatgtatagagtgtctggtgtctggattatAGCgtatctggtgtctggatgtatagtgtgtctggtgtctggatgtatagtgtgtctggtgtctggattatAGCgtatctggtgtctggatgtatagtgtgtctggtgtctggatgtatagtgtgtctggtgtctggattatAGCgtatctggtgtctggatgtatagtgtgtctggtgtctggatgtatagtgtgtatggtgtctggatatatagtgtgtatggtgtctggatgtatagtgtgtctggtgtctggatgtatagtgtgtatggtgtctggatgtatagagtgtctggatatatagtgtgtctggtgacgggatgtatagagtgtctagtgactggatgtatagtgtgtctggtttctggatgtatagtgtatctggtgtctggatgtatagtgtgtctggtgtctggatgtatagtgtgtctggtgtctggatgtatagtgtctggtgtctggatgtatagtgtctggtgtctggatgtatagagtgtctggtgtctggatgtatagtgtgtctggatgtatagagtgtctggtgtctggatgtatagagtgtctggtgtctggatgtatagtgtgtctggtgtctggatgtatagtgtgtctggtgtctggatgtatagtgtgtatggtgtctggatgtatagtgtgtctggtgtctggatgtatagtgtgtctggtgtcttgatgtatagtgtgtctggtgtctggatgtatagtgtgtttGGTGTCTGGAtatatagtgtgtctggtgtctggatgtatagtgtgtctggtgtctggatgtatagtgtgtttggtgtctggatgtatagtgtgtctggtgtctggatgtataacgtgtctggtgtctggatgtatagtgtgtctggtgtctggatgtatagtgtgtttggtgtctggatgtatagtgtgtctggtgtctgaatgtatagagtgtctggtgtctggatataCAGTGTttatggtgtctggatgtatagtgtgtctggtgtatggatgtatagagtgtctggatgtatagactGTTTGGTGTATGGAtttatagtgtgtctggtgtctggatgtatagtgtgtctggtgtctggatgtgtAGAGTGTCTGGATGTACAGAGTGTCTTAATGTAtagagtgtctggtgtctggatgtataatgtgtctggtgtctggatgtatagcgtgtctggtgtctggatgtatagtgtgtctggtgtctggatgtatagtgtgtctggtgtctggatgtatattgTGTCTGGTGCCTGGATGTATaatgtgtctggtgtctggatgtatagagtgtctggtgtctggattatAGCgtatctggtgtctggatgtatagtgtgtatggtgtctggatatatagtgtatatggtgtctggatatatagtgtgtatggtgtctggatgtatagtgtgtctggtgtctggatgtatagtgtgtatggtgtctggatgtatagtgtgtctggatgtatagtgtgtatggtgtctggatgtatcGAGTGTCTGAAGTCTGGATGTATAGAGTGCCTGATGACTGGATGTACAGTATAGAATGTCTGTATGTATAGCGtttctggtgtctggatgtatagtgtgtctggtgtctggatgtatagagtgtctggtgtctggatgtaaagagtgtctggtgtctggacatatagcgtgtctggtgtctggatgtatagcgtgtctggtgtctggatgtatagcgtgtctggttgtatagtgtgtctggatgtatagagtgtctggtgtctggatgtatagagtgtctggtgtctggatgtatagtgtgtctggatgtatagcgtgtctggtgtctggatgtgtagagtgtctggtgtctggatgtatagtgtgtctggatgtatagcgtgtctggtgtctggatgtatagcgtgtctggtgtctggatgtgtagagtgtctggtgtctggatgtatagcgtgtctggtgtctggatgtgtagagtgtctggtgtctggatgtatagcgtgtctggtgtctggatgtatagcgtgtctggtgtctggatgtatagcatgtctggtgtctggatgtatagtgtgtctggtgtctggatgtataacgtgtctggtgtctggatgtatagcatgtctggtgtctggatgtatagtgtgtctggtgtctggatgtatagagtgtctggtgtctggatgtatagtgtgtctggtgtctggatgtatagaatgtctggatgtatagtgtgtctggatgtatagagtgtctggtgtctggatgtatagtgtgtctggatgtatagagtgtctggtgtctggatgtatagtgtgtctggtgtctggatgtatagaatgtctggatgtatagtgtgtctggatgtatagagtgtctggtgtctggatgtatagaatGTCTGGTgcctggatgtatagtgtgtctggtgtctggatgtatagtgtgtctggtgtctggatgtatagtgtgtctggtgtctggatgtatagagtgtctggtgcctggatgtatagagtgtctggtgcctggatgtatagagtgtctggtgcctggatgtatagagtgtctggtgcctggatgtatagagtgtctggtgcctggatgtatagtgtgtctggtggctggatgtatagtgtgtctggtgtctggatgtatagagtgtctggtgcctggatgtatagtgtgtctggtgtctggatgtatagtgtgtctggtgtctggatgtatagtgtgtctggtgtctggatgtatagtgtgtctggtgtctggatgtatagtgtgtctgatgtctggatgtatagtgtgtctggtgtctggatgtatagtgtgtctggtgtctggatgtatagagtgtctggtgcctggatgtatagagtgtctggtgtctggatgtatagagtgtctggtgtctggatctatagtgtgtctggtgtctggatgtatagagtgtctggtgcctggatgtatagagtgtctggtgtctggatgtatagagtgtctggtgtctggatgtatagagtgtctggtgtctggatctatagtgtgtctggtgtctggatgtataatgTGTCTGGTGTCTGAACATAGGGTTTCGGCTCCAGCAATGCTTAGTATAGGGGGATCGTTGTAAATGAtgacaataaaaaacaaaaggcAAAGTAATTGCAGAAATTTTATTAGATTATAGCAGTTTGGCATAAGCtcatgtattatactgtatagaaTATATATTCCTGTATCACAGACCTGATAGACACATAACACTGCGTGACTGGTCGCTGGATAGAACTGATAGAAACATAACACGGCGTGACTTGTTCCTGGATAGACCTGATAGACACATAACACTGCGTGACTTGTCGCTGGATAGACCTGATAGACACATAACACCGCGTGACTGGTCGCTGGACAGACCTGATAGACACATTACACTACGTGACTGGTCGCTGGACAGACCTGATAGACACATAACAACGTGTGACTGGTCGCTGGACAGACCTGATAGACACATAACAACGTGTGACTGGTCGCTGGACAGACCTGATAGACACATTACACTATGTGACTGGTCGCTGGTCAGACCTGATAGACACATAACAACGTGTGACTGGTCGCTGGACAGACCTGATAGACACATTACACTACGTGACTGGTCGCTGGACAGACCTGATAGAGACATAACACCGCGTGACTGTTCCCTGGAATATTTCTCCATATATTGGATGTTACACCTGATATGACCCTCCATCTCCATTATCTTTATACAACCTCCATCATTACCCAGATTTactattaaaagtttttttctgtGATAAAATTTTACTTCACTTTTTTTCACTAGATGCATAAGCTGCCGACACTAATCTGCTGGGATGGGAAAGGTAAATCTGAGCCAATATTGGGAAGGTTCATCATAGTTATCTGTCACCCTGCTCTGTTTTTGTctaaaaaagtccccccccccctctataacaTTGTATACAGGTTATTGTTACTATAGCGCAGAAGCTCTGGGATCTCTTCTCCATTGGCCGGGTAGATTTGCTCTTAGCTTATAAACTGCACTTGAATTCTTTTTCATTTACGTTCTCTTGTTTAACGTCCACATTACACACTGTAGACCCCTTCCATGTGCCTCTAATTTCAGTCTCGAGTCCAAAGAGGGTCCTGACTTTCGCTCTGTACGGCACGGTCATTTTGGCCATCTTCACGGACGCCACCGTTTGTGCGGTTGTGTTCGGAGGGACGCTCACCTTGATACTTGATGAGTAGAGCTTCTGTACCGAGAGAGAACAATGGTAAAACGGTCAGTTCTTCATCTGGTGGTATCTCATAGTTCTTGGTTAAATGGAGGCGGAGAGCAAGGAAGGATTGTTATTCAGTATGGCGGCCATTCATATACAGCAATGCTTGTATTCCATATCCTGACACTGCTGTACTGAATAAGACTGGGATGACacatggaggttttttttttttgtagttttgtaGTTTTTGTGCAGGAGCCAGAAGTCGATTCAATGGGATGGAGAATATAATGAAaggacttctctttcctgttggatccacttctggttttggcacaaaaattgcCCTGTTTGAttctagcctaaggctatgttcacacaacatacattttATGAAAATAACGGCCGTGTTGCATTAGAGTCAACGCAAACAACACccattgttcacacatagtattgaaCAACGGCTATTGAAATACTTGcgatgtcaattatttgcggctattgttcattaaaggggttatccagcgctacaaaaaaatggccacgttttcccctctcttgtctccaggttgggtggggtttggaactcagttccattgaagtaaatggagcttaattgcaaaccacacctgaactggaggcaagagagaggggaaagtggctatgtgtttgtagcgctggataacccctttagttttaatgtaattttcaatgcaacaatgacCATTGTCcacccgttgtgtgaacatggcctaaaggagaATTTGGTTGAGGTATTGGTTACAACCCTTATGGAGACATGAGCGTCTGGTGATGTTTTGGGACATGAGACATAGACCTGTCTGGGTGGTCTAGTTGGCTTCTGCTGCAATGGTTTCCATTATAACATCCAATAATCAGGTAATAAGTTGGAAATAGTGGAGCCATAAGAATTGTAGCGTCAATACCTAGTGTAGTTAGAAACAAGAGGCACCTGGTGAGAGGTGTGTGTTcatatttgtttgtgtgtgtgtgtgtgtgtgtgtgtgtagggggggggggttcaaacaATATAAAATAAAGAAGCCACTTATCATGTGCCACCAGTCAGATAATACAGGTAATACTTGTACAAGTCTCGTGAACCCTGCACCATTTTGTAGTCACACCTGTCCTGTGCTATGTGTGCCTTCTTACTATACATCCACTAATCCAGGGAATGATTAGTCAggtggaaaacacggcactagGCAGCACATACAACCTTTAACTAAAGGCTGGATTAAAAGGAAGGCACCGGGGGATGGATCTCGGAGCTTCCGCTACCTTAGACGATGTAAGTTCGGTAAATAGTAATGGGATCCCTCAGCAGCGATCATCTTATTCCATCTTATTCCATCTCCAGCTGGCGGTGTCCCCGCTCTCCACCACAGTCCTATACTTCATTGCTAGTCCCTTTAGGCTGTCAGGCCTAGCCGTATGGAGAAGCATGTGTCCAAACTGCATGCAATATAGATTCAGCCACTAGAGGGGGTTGTGCACACCCTACCCAGATTAaaagattaaaggacaactcccgcgggaccccctcAAAAAaataacagacacacacagacaccatactcaccatccctccggtgacaatcgccactcgattcgcccgccgtccgcctctccgttgccgatgtccgccgtccagcgatgtctccgacttccgggtccaggggatggaagccaatcagggctgagcaagctggaagccatgtgatgcgctccagccaatgaaaaggctgctggtgtgcatgtgcaccagcagccttttcatccccattcactttgcatgaagacgccgaggaggaagaagacccggaccgccccccggctctgacgtcgtcatcACCAGATGccacccgggagaagaggaccgtgacgaccgtaataggtaatgtatacattctttaacttccggggggggggggggggggggggggtcgggggtccgaaagtgggggaagggggccagacggggtatttaaccacattacaaagttatataactttgtaatgtgtgttaaatgagcaaaacaaaatttttgtgggagttgtcctttaactgacTAATTATCTCTGCCTGCAGCTTAGGTATATGAGGAGGATTCCTGCACGTATGATCTGCCTGAGCGTCAAGGTTCTTTGGTCCTGCTACGGTCTTGCAAAAGCATCCTTTACTTGTGTTTCCTAGCTACACTGTTCCTGCACTCTCCCTCCTGGTTCACATGTTCCTGCTGTGGTGTTTCCGTGGCCTGGTGTTCCTGCTGTGGTATTTGCATGTCCTGGTGTTTCTGCTGTCTGGCTCTGCACTCCCAAATGTTTATTTACCTGGATCTGATTAGTTTTTGTGAAGGTCCACTTGTGGGTTGTGCTGTGATTCACCTTTACAGTTGTTGAAATTTCGCCAATAGATGGTATTCCAGCTTTAAATGTAAGATCAGCTCCGACACTAAATGTAAATCCATGTTCATGGGAGAAGGTGCTGGTTTCGGTCACGGTTTCACTATAGctaacacaaaaaagaaaaaaaaaaacacgtcatGCTGTTATTTTcagacaaaacagaaaaaaaattaaatctttctattatatgaAGTTCTCACATTGCTTAtacataatataattatatacctaAAATGTCCTTACCCGCTACTTGTATTAACCATGGAGGATCTGAATGTTATCTGATATTAGTGGACACCTTAGTGTAAATAAAATACCAATAGCACAGAAAACATTACCGAGGAGGgtatcaaaaaaacaaaaaaacttcgtTGATTTTTTCCAAGAAACAACaccgctcttgtcctcaggttgtgtttgcaATTGCAGTTCCGTTCCATTGAGGCAAATAGGGGCGAGTGGCGGTGTTATTACACAGGAGCAGCTAAGTTTTTCCTAATTCTGAACAACCCTTAATAATGGTTTTATTATTGAGTGCCAGCTTATCCTGGCGATCAGCTGATCGGTGCCCCCACTACACTGCGAAGAGAGGCGAACTCAGTTGGCTTTTTTCACTGGGTCGTAAAGAAACATCAAAGAGACATTAATAGTCCTATAATCTAGTTCTTTCTGATGGGACAATCCCTTCAGTATGTTAACCCTGGTCTGGGGGTCACTCAGATTTCTGTTTGCCTGTATGGGaccttgcacactacggaaatcatgcTAACAACTTGTTGAGGAATCCGCTTGACTCTCCACCTGCCCCATAGACCCAATTCTATGCTTGGGCGGAATcagtcgtccatccaaagaattaacatgtcacttctttgggtggacgaCAGAATTcgcccaagcatagaatggagcctataggGCCAGCGGAACTTCAATCAGGAGCGcgcatgggggtgggggggtggagggaaTCTGCGGCAAGTTAACTGTGTAATTTCCTTAGTGTTCACTGGCCCTAAGAGAAACATCATATTACTCACTTGAACGTTTCTTCTATTGAGATTTCCTTTGTGTGATAGTTTGCCTTCTTCAGGATGACTTCACAACTCCCATCGGGATCTATTTTTCCTTCTTCTGGCAGGAACGCAAAGCTTAAAAAACTGACAATTGTCTTGTCTTTTGTGAAAGAGAAGAAGCGGTAAGTATTGTAGCCCGTTCCGATTTTCTCTGCATTGTCCAGGTAGCTCCCCTCATTTGGTATCAACCCGCTGTAAATATGTCCTTGATTATCTACAGACCATAGCTTTTCATCAGGGCAAAATGAGAAAAAACGATAGTGTCCTTTGCCTTTTGTAAAAATTAGCATTATCGGCTCTAAAcacgtttttccttttttttgtggtACTTCGTTATTCTTCACTTTGTAGAGAACAGCAGATGGATGAAAGAATAAGAATTCATACTTCTCCCATCCTGTTTCATTACGCTTTGTGGCTACAGAAGTCATCCAAGGAACATTCTCATTGGCCGGCTGGGGACCATGGTAGTACTCTCCGTCATTGGTGGTACCATGCAATTCTCCTTCAGGATGAAAGAAAAGAATCTTGAACTTCTCCCATTCCCATTTTCCAACAAGTTTGTCATCAGAAATCCAATTGATGTCTTTCTGTGACGGCAGTGGCCCCCGGTAGAGATCTCCATCACGGACACAGAACAGTTCCCCTTCTGGACTGCAGAGAACATGCTTAACTTTGCTCACTTGTTGCAGTTCTCCAAAATCTTGTGCTCTAGCGTGATAGTTGTCTTTTTTAAGATTTCTCGGTGGCAGGCCGATTCTTACGGTACCCGTCTTAGAGACAGTCAATAAAAGAATCCCTGGgattaaaatcaataaaaagtgaacaaTGCCTGTATGCTCAGGTCTAAAtgcaggtacataacactacaggggccgcacaggtacataacattacaggggccgcacaggtacataacactacaggggccgcacaggtatataacactacaggggccgcacaggtacataagactacaggggctgcacaggtacataacattacaggggccgcacaggtacataagactacaggggccgcacaggtacataacattacaggggccgcacaggtacataacattacaggggccgcacaggtacataagactacaggggccgcacaggtacataacactacaggggccgcacaggtacataacactacaggggccgcacaggtacataacactacaggggccgcacaggtacataacattacaggggccgcacaggtacataacactacaagggctgcacaggtacataacactacaggggccgcacaggtacataagactacaggggccgcacaggtacataacactacaggggccgcacaggtacataacattacaggggccgcacaggtacataacattacaggggccgcacaggtacataagactacaggggccgcacaggtacataacattacaggggccgcacaggtacataacattacaggggccgcacaggtacataagactacaggggccgcacaggtacataagactacaggggccgcacaggtacataacactacaggggccgcacaggtacataacactacaggggccgcacaggtacataacactataggggctgcacaggtacataagactaaaggggccgcacaggtacataagactacaggggccacacaggtacataacactacaggggccgcacaggtacataacactacaggggccgcacaggtacataacactacaagggctgcacaggtacataagactaaagGGGCCGCAcaagtacataacattacaggggccgcacaggtacataacattacaggggccgcacaggtacataacattacaggggccgcacaggtacataacattacaggggccgcacaggtacataacattacaggggccgcacaagtacataagactacaggggccacacaggtacataacactacaggggccgcacaggtacataagactacaggggccgcacaggtacataagactacaggggccacacaggtacataacactacaggggccacacaggtacataagactacaggggccgcacaggtacataagactacaggggccacacaggtacataacactacaggggccacacaggtatataacactacaggggccacacaggtacataacactacaggggccgcaccaTTTGCTGTTTCCCCCTCATCTTctcttcctcagggatcagtcctctCCTTTTCTTAGTCTTACACATCCCCCATCAGACACACCATCTCCATGCTGATGCCACCCGGCTATATACTTCCTCCTTCTTCTGTGGCATTACACTCACACTCCTTGTTTGAATCTGACCCCTGACCTGCATCTCACAGCTCCCTCCTTTTAGTgaatctctgtgtatatagccg
Above is a window of Dendropsophus ebraccatus isolate aDenEbr1 chromosome 7, aDenEbr1.pat, whole genome shotgun sequence DNA encoding:
- the LOC138796651 gene encoding uncharacterized protein → MEQSNPSASSAAVHPGILLLTVSKTGTVRIGLPPRNLKKDNYHARAQDFGELQQVSKVKHVLCSPEGELFCVRDGDLYRGPLPSQKDINWISDDKLVGKWEWEKFKILFFHPEGELHGTTNDGEYYHGPQPANENVPWMTSVATKRNETGWEKYEFLFFHPSAVLYKVKNNEVPQKKGKTCLEPIMLIFTKGKGHYRFFSFCPDEKLWSVDNQGHIYSGLIPNEGSYLDNAEKIGTGYNTYRFFSFTKDKTIVSFLSFAFLPEEGKIDPDGSCEVILKKANYHTKEISIEETFNYSETVTETSTFSHEHGFTFSVGADLTFKAGIPSIGEISTTVKVNHSTTHKWTFTKTNQIQKLYSSSIKVSVPPNTTAQTVASVKMAKMTVPYRAKVRTLFGLETEIRGTWKGSTVCNVDVKQENVNEKEFKCSL